Proteins encoded in a region of the Leopardus geoffroyi isolate Oge1 chromosome E2, O.geoffroyi_Oge1_pat1.0, whole genome shotgun sequence genome:
- the ANKRD11 gene encoding ankyrin repeat domain-containing protein 11 isoform X6 encodes MESRRTRTQMPPAQSMSWYCKAGSLLEGPWPEMEVPRSKKKEKQGPERKRIKKEPVPRKAGLLFGMGLSGIRAGYPLSERQQVALLMQMTAEESANSPVDTTPKHPSQSTVCQKGTPNSASKTKDKVNKRNERGETRLHRAAIRGDARRIKELIGEGADVNVKDFAGWTALHEACNRGYYDVAKQLLAAGAEVNTKGLDDDTPLHDAANNGHYKVVKLLLRYGGNPQQSNRKGETPLKVANSPTMVNLLLGKGTYTSSEESSTESSEEEDAPSFAPSSSVDGNNTDSEFEKGLKHKAKNPEPQKTVTPVKDEYEFDEDDEQDRVPPVDDKHLLKKDYRKETKSNSFISIPKMEVKSYTKNNTIAPKKAAHRILSDTSDEEDVGVTVGTGEKLRLSAHTILPGNKTREPSNSKQQKEKNKVKKKRKKETKGKEVRFGKRNDKFCSSESESESSESGEDDGDSVGSSGCLKESPLVLKDPSLFSSLSASSTSSHGSSAAQKHNPGHADQHARHWRTDNWKSISSPAWSEVSSLSDSTRTRLTSESDCSSEGSSVESLKPVRKKQEHRKRGGLQSALSEKKNSFHASVDGAIPKLDKEGKVVKKHKTKHKHKNKEKGLCSVGQELKLKSFTYEYEDSKQRPEKAILLDGDVPSEGKLKALKHDRDHFRKEERLGKVKSEDREWLFKEEVVKVSKDEKALKRIKDVSRSFREEKDRGSKAEKEKLVKEKSPKEERLRLYKEERKKKSKDRPAKLEKKNDCKEDRIPKEKEKAFKEEKDKLKKEKVYREDSSAFDEYCNKSQFLENEDTKFSLSDDQQDRWFSDLSDSSFDFKGDDSWDSPVTDYRDVKSDPVARLILETVKEDSKEKKRESKGREKRDYGDRRGDRDAFFRKKDRDCLDKSSERRKEQADKHKGIPGCLPDKDKKRRESAEAGRDRKDALEAAKERKDGRPKPEEAHREEPKELAGEAGFKDRPDCEFGKGPEPWERLHAARDKEKKERGKLEKYKDKSGDRDKSEKSVLEKCQKDKEFDKCFKEKKDPKEKHKDKERKASLDQVKEKREKNFPGLLSEDFPEKKDEKKGKEKSWYIADIFTDESEDEKDEFAASGLRLGDAGDAPRADGPQDTDRHRKHSADRQHSEKQKDRELREKKKEKGAAEGAKDKKEKVLEKHKDKKDKEGADKYKDRKDRTSADPTQEKKNKQKPPEKLERKPSAEDKARSRHRERPDREHCRDRKVSRSTEAEKSLLERLEEEALHAYREDSNDKASEVSSDSFTDRGQEPGLSALLEVSFTEPPEEKVKERERHRHSSSSSKKSHDRERVRKDKCEKRDKSDDYKDTGSRKDPGQYDKDFSDADAYGIPYGAKADVEDELDKTIELFAAEKKDKNDSEREPSKKADKELKPYGCGAAGALKDKRRRERHRERWRDEREKHRDRHSDGPPRHHKDEQKPAARDKDNPPNTLRDKSRDESLKLSETKPKEKFKENPEKEKGDSVKVGNGNDKPPAARDQGKRDARPREKLLGDGDLMMTSFERMLSQKDLEVEERHKRHKERMKQMEKMRHRSGDPKLKDRAKPAEDVRKKGLDVPARRPLVPDPAPKDKRPKEPALAPPAADGKPPLGPAGDARDWLAGPHAKEALPASPRPDQGRPTGVPTPASVVSCPSYEEAMHTPRTPSCSADDYSDLIFDCADPQPVSSTSARACSPSFFDRFSVAASGISETASQTPTRPLCTSLYRSVSVDIRRTPEEEFSAGDKLFRQQSVPTASSYGSPGQRLEDKAPVPPGPAEKFACLSPGYYSPDYGIPSPKADALHCPPAAVVNVTPSPEGAFSGLQAKSPPSHRDELLAPSMEGALPPDLGIPLDATEDQQATAAIIPPEPSYLEPLDEGPFSTVITEDPVEWAHPAASEQALSCSLIGGAPENPVSWPVGPDLLLKSPQRLPESPQHFCPTEALHPAAPGPFGAPEPPYPGSPDSYPLSATEPGLEGAKGDVVDTVPAAVPAPEEPAPFAPPSRLEPFFTNCKPLPDAPPDTAPEPACLATVTQVEALAPMENNFLENGHDLSALGQVEAVPWPDGFPNSEDDLDLGPFSLPELPLQAKDVSDVETEPVEETPLGPPENTPAGPPVVPNGGDVAAAAAEEQPALPPDQAAPRLPAEPEPEPPEEPKPDVMLETTVEAGVTSEGRVPPEDSDSGLGPAPPAPERHPAGSGDEEAEGRDPPAASHHGTPDAAAVAAAAAADGSAQAHVEDGAGPLDGAGPEGPVGGIQPEASEPEPKPAVEAPKAPKVEEIPQRMTRNRAQMLANQSKQSSPPADKEPAPAPPPRAKGRCCEEDDPQAQHPRKRRFQRSSQQLQQQMNTSTQQTREVIQQTLAAIVDAIKLDDIEPYHSDRSNPYFEYLQIRKKIEEKRKILCYITPQAPQCYAEYVTYTGSYLLDGKPLSKLHIPVIAPPPSLAEPLKELFKQQEAVRGKLRLQHSIEREKLIVSCEQEILRVHCRAARTIANQAVPFSACTMLLDSEVYNMPLESQGDENKSVRDRFNARQFISWLQDVDDKYDRMKVCGEQLLSPAGGQTSVGPHLEPSSKVTAHTHHHCSGRADQCSSQRAWVGARERLANVSPDAAAARGRGPERRAADGVAAEGPGAGPRRAQGAVCARGALLLRAHGRRQRRLRASAGLTPRGTATRDTGEGRTRLPSPGSAGRPCPSGGDVQGETPHLAPPPGSCRGSTRRRRPRGLLSRRLHGHFRSCRTDVFFTVSCSILIN; translated from the exons ATGGAGAGCAGAAGGACTCGGACACAG ATGCCTCCAGCTCAGTCCATGTCGTGGTACTGCAAGGCTGGTTCGCTCCTCGAAGGGCCATGGCCTGAAATGGAGGTCCCTAGAAGCAAGAAGAAAG AGAAGCAGGGTCCTGAGCGCAAGAGGATTAAGAAGGAGCCCGTCCCCCGGAAGGCCGGGCTGCTGTTTGGCATGGGGCTGTCTGGGATCCGAGCCGGCTACCCCCTCTCCGAGCGCCAGCAGGTGGCTCTCCTCATGCAGATGACTGCCGAGGAGTCCGCCAACAGCCCAG TAGACACGACACCAAAGCACCCCTCCCAGTCGACAGTGTGTCAGAAGGGGACGCCGAACTCCGCCTCGAAAACCAAAGACAAGGTGAACAAGCGGAACGAGCGCGGAGAGACCCGCCTGCACCGCGCAGCCATCCGCGGGGACGCCCGGCGCATCAAGGAGCTCATCGGCGAGGGCGCGGACGTCAACGTCAAGGACTTTGCAG GCTGGACAGCGCTGCACGAGGCGTGTAACCGGGGCTACTACGACGTCGCCAAGCAGCTGTTGGCCGCGGGGGCAGAGGTGAACACCAAGGGCCTAGACGACGACACCCCCCTGCACGACGCTGCGAACAACGGGCACTACAAG GTGGTGAAGCTGTTGTTGCGGTATGGCGGGAACCCTCAGCAAAGCAACAGGAAAGGCGAGACGCCGCTGAAGGTGGCCAACTCCCCGACCATGGTGAATCTCCTGTTGGGCAAGGGGACCTACACGTCCAGCGAGGAGAGCTCGACCG AGAGCTCAGAGGAGGAAGACGCCCCATCGTTCGCACCTTCTAGTTCGGTTGACGGCAATAACACAGACTCTGAATTTGAAAAAGGCCTGAAGCACAAGGCTAAGAATCCAGAGCCCCAGAAAACTGTGACCCCCGTCAAGGATGAGTACGAGTTTGACGAGGACGACGAGCAGGACAGAGTCCCTCCAGTGGACGACAAACACTTACTGAAAAAGGattacagaaaagaaactaaatcaaatagttttatttctatacccaaaatggaagtgaaaagttACACTAAAAATAACACGATTGCACCAAAGAAAGCGGCTCATCGCATCCTTTCAGACACGTCAGACGAGGAGGACGTTGGCGTCACTGTGGGGACAGGAGAGAAGCTGAGGCTCTCGGCACACACGATACTGCCCGGTAACAAAACGCGGGAACCTTCCAATTccaagcagcagaaagagaaaaataaagtgaaaaagaagcGAAAGAAGGAGACAAAAGGCAAGGAAGTGCGGTTTGGGAAAAGGAATGACAAGTTCTGCTCCTCCGAGTCGGAGAGCGAGTCCTCGGAGAGCGGGGAGGACGACGGGGACTCGGTGGGGAGCTCTGGCTGCCTCAAGGAGTCCCCACTGGTGCTGAAGGACCCGTCCCTGTTCAGCTCTCTGTCCGCCTCCTCCACCTCGTCTCACGGGAGCTCTGCCGCCCAGAAGCATAACCCCGGCCACGCGGACCAGCACGCCAGGCACTGGCGGACAGACAATTGGAAAAGCATCTCTTCTCCCGCCTGGTCAGAGGTCAGCTCTTTATCAGACTCCACAAGGACGAGACTGACGAGCGAGTCTGACTGCTCCTCCGAGGGCTCCAGCGTGGAGTCGCTGAAGCCCGTGAGGAAGAAGCAGGAGCACAGGAAGCGGGGCGGCCTGCAGAGCGCGCTGTCGGAGAAGAAGAACTCTTTCCACGCCAGCGTGGACGGTGCCATTCCCAAGCTGGACAAGGAGGGCAAGGTCgtcaagaaacacaaaacaaaacacaaacacaaaaacaaggaGAAAGGGCTGTGCTCCGTCGGTCAGGAGCTCAAGTTGAAAAGTTTCACTTACGAGTATGAGGACTCCAAGCAGCGGCCGGAGAAGGCCATACTTCTGGACGGCGACGTTCCCAGTGAGGGCAAGCTGAAGGCCTTGAAGCACGACCGGGACCACTTCAGGAAGGAAGAGCGGCTCGGCAAGGTGAAGTCGGAAGACAGGGAATGGCTCTTCAAAGAGGAGGTGGTCAAGGTTTCCAAAGACGAGAAGGCCCTGAAGAGAATCAAAGACGTGAGCAGGTCTTTCCGAGAAGAGAAAGACCGTGGGagtaaagcagaaaaagagaaactggTGAAGGAAAAGTCTCCCAAAGAGGAACGACTGAGGCTCtacaaagaggagagaaagaaaaagtccaAAGACAGGCCCGCCAAGCTAGAGAAGAAGAATGATTGTAAGGAGGACAGGATTccaaaggagaaggagaaggctttcaaagaagaaaaagacaaactgaaaaaagaaaaagtctacaGGGAGGACTCTTCCGCTTTCGATGAGTATTGTAACAAGAGTCAGTTTCTGGAGAACGAAGACACCAAATTCAGCCTTTCCGACGACCAGCAGGATCGGTGGTTCTCGGACTTGTCCGATTCGTCCTTTGATTTCAAAGGGGACGACAGTTGGGATTCTCCAGTGACAGACTACAGGGATGTTAAAAGTGACCCCGTGGCCAGACTGATCCTGGAGACCGTGAAGGAGGACAGCAAGGAAAAGAAGCGGGAGAGCAAGGGCCGTGAGAAGCGGGACTACGGGGACAGGCGCGGCGACAGGGACGCCTTCTTCCGGAAGAAGGACAGAGACTGTCTGGACAAGAGCTCcgagaggaggaaggagcaggcaGACAAGCATAAGGGCATCCCCGGCTGCCTTCCCGACAAGGACAAAAAGCGGAGGGAGTCCGCCGAGGCCGGGCGGGACAGGAAGGACGCCCTCGAGGCCGCCAAGGAGCGGAAGGATGGCAGGCCCAAGCCCGAGGAGGCCCACCGGGAGGAGCCGAAGGAGCTGGCTGGCGAGGCCGGCTTCAAGGACAGGCCCGACTGTGAGTTTGGGAAGGGCCCCGAGCCCTGGGAGAGGCTCCATGCAGCAAGAgacaaggagaagaaggaaagggggaaattagagaaatacaaagataagTCCGGTGACAGAGATAAAAGCGAAAAGTCTGTCCTTGAGAAATGTCAGAAGGACAAGGAGTTTGATAAATGCTTTAAAGAGAAGAAGGATCCCAAGGAGAAGCATAAGGACAAGGAGAGAAAGGCGTCTCTTGACCAggtgaaagaaaagagggagaagaattTCCCTGGACTTCTCTCCGAGGACTTCCCTGAAAAAAAAGACGAGAAGAAGGGTAAAGAGAAGAGCTGGTACATCGCCGACATATTCACGGACGAAAGCGAGGACGAGAAGGACGAGTTCGCGGCCAGCGGGCTCCGACTCGGGGACGCCGGGGACGCGCCGCGGGCGGACGGCCCCCAGGACACCGACCGGCACCGGAAGCACTCTGCCGACCGGCAGCACTCGGAGAAGCAGAAAGATCGAGAGCTCcgggaaaagaagaaggagaagggagccGCGGAAGGGgcgaaagacaagaaagaaaaggtccTGGAGAAGCACAAGGACAAGAAGGACAAAGAGGGTGCGGACAAGTACAAGGACAGGAAGGACCGCACCTCGGCCGACCCCAcccaggaaaagaagaacaagcaGAAGCCTCCCGAGAAGCTGGAGCGGAAGCCCTCGGCAGAGGACAAGGCCAGGAGCAGGCACCGCGAGAGGCCGGACCGGGAGCACTGCCGGGACAGGAAGGTGTCGAGGAGCACCGAGGCGGAGAAGAGCCTGctggagaggctggaggaggaggcccTGCACGCGTACCGGGAGGACTCCAACGACAAGGCCAGCGAGGTGTCCTCGGACAGCTTCACCGACCGCGGGCAGGAGCCCGGCCTGAGCGCCCTCCTAGAGGTGTCCTTCACGGAGCCCCCGGAGGAGAaggtcaaggagagagagaggcacagacacTCTTCGTCCTCGTCCAAGAAAAGCCACGATCGGGAGAGAGTCCGGAAAGACAAGTGTGAGAAGAGAGACAAGAGCGACGATTACAAGGACACGGGCAGCAGGAAGGACCCCGGCCAGTACGACAAGGACTTCTCGGACGCCGACGCTTATGGGATCCCTTACGGCGCCAAAGCGGACGTCGAGGACGAGCTAGATAAAACCATTGAGTTGTTCGCCgctgaaaagaaagataaaaacgATTCTGAGAGAGAGCCTTCCAAGAAAGCGGACAAGGAGCTGAAGCCTTATGGCTGTGGTGCCGCCGGTGCCCTCAAGGACAAGAGGCGGCGGGAGAGGCACCGCGAGAGGTGGCGGGACGAGCGGGAGAAGCACAGGGACAGGCACAGCGACGGGCCCCCGCGGCACCACAAGGACGAGCAGAAGCCCGCAGCCAGAGACAAGGACAACCCTCCAAACACACTCAGAGACAAGTCCCGGGACGAGAGCCTGAAGCTCAGCGAGACCAAACCGAAGGAGAAGTTCAAGGAAAACCCGGAGAAGGAGAAGGGTGACTCGGTGAAGGTCGGCAACGGCAACGATAAGCCGCCGGCAGCCAGAGACCAGGGCAAGAGAGATGCCCGGCCCAGAGAGAAGCTTCTGGGCGACGGCGACCTGATGATGACCAGCTTCGAGCGCATGCTGTCCCAGAAGGACCTGGAGGTCGAGGAGCGGCACAAGCGGCACAAGGAGAGGATGAAGCAGATGGAGAAGATGAGGCACCGGTCCGGAGACCCGAAGCTCAAGGACAGGGCGAAGCCCGCCGAGGACGTGCGCAAGAAGGGCCTGGACGTGCCCGCACGGAGGCCGCTGGTGCCGGACCCCGCCCCGAAGGACAAGAGGCCCAAGGAGCCCGCTCTGGCCCCGCCGGCCGCCGACGGCAAGCCCCCCCTGGGGCCGGCCGGGGACGCCAGGGACTGGCTGGCCGGGCCGCACGCGAAAGAGGCGCTGCCCGCCTCCCCGAGGCCGGACCAGGGCCGGCCCACCGGGGTCCCCACGCCCGCGTCTGTGGTGTCGTGCCCCAGCTACGAGGAGGCCATGCACACGCCCAGGACCCCGTCCTGCAGCGCGGACGACTACTCCGACCTCATTTTCGACTGCGCTGACCCCCAGCCCGTCTCCAGCACGTCCGCCAGAGCCTGCTCCCCCTCTTTTTTCGACAGGTTCTCCGTGGCAGCGAGCGGGATTTCGGAAACCGCGAGCCAGACGCCTACGAGGCCGCTGTGCACGAGCCTGTACCGTTCGGTGTCTGTCGATATCCGGAGGACCCCCGAGGAAGAATTCAGCGCTGGGGACAAGCTGTTCAGACAGCAGAGCGTCCCCACCGCGTCCAGTTACGGCTCGCCAGGGCAGCGCCTGGAGGACAAGGCCCCTGTGCCCCCAGGTCCTGCCGAGAAGTTCGCCTGCTTGTCCCCGGGGTACTACTCCCCGGACTATggcatcccctcccccaaagcGGACGCTCTGCACTGCCCGCCTGCGGCTGTGGTCAATGTCACCCCCTCCCCAGAGGGTGCTTTCTCTGGTTTACAAGCGAAGTCCCCCCCTTCGCACAGAGATGAGCTTTTGGCCCCGTCCATGGAGGGGGCCCTTCCGCCTGACTTGGGCATCCCCCTGGATGCCACGGAGGACCAGCAGGCCACTGCCGCCATCATCCCCCCGGAGCCCAGCTACCTGGAGCCGCTGGACGAGGGCCCCTTCAGCACGGTCATCACAGAGGACCCCGTCGAGTGGGCGCACCCAGCTGCCTCGGAGCAGGCCCTGTCCTGCAGCCTGATTGGGGGCGCCCCCGAGAACCCCGTCAGCTGGCCTGTGGGGCCGGACCTCCTGCTTAAGTCCCCACAGCGCCTCCCAGAGTCCCCGCAGCATTTCTGCCCCACTGAGGCCCTCCACCCTGCTGCCCCAGGGCCCTTCGGCGCCCCAGAGCCCCcttacccaggctcccctgactCATACCCTCTGTCGGCCACCGAGCCTGGACTCGAGGGCGCCAAAGGCGACGTGGTGGACACAGTCCCGGCCGCTGTGCCCGCCCCAGAAGAACCAgccccctttgcccctccttcCAGGCTGGAGCCCTTTTTCACCAACTGCAAACCGCTCCCTGACGCGCCCCCCGACACGGCCCCGGAGCCTGCGTGTTTGGCCACCGTGACTCAGGTGGAGGCTCTGGCGCCCATGGAGAATAACTTCCTGGAAAATGGGCACGACCTCTCGGCCCTCGGCCAGGTGGAAGCGGTGCCCTGGCCTGATGGCTTCCCCAACTCCGAGGACGACTTAGACCTGGGGCCCTTCTCTCTGCCGGAGCTTCCTCTTCAAGCTAAAGACGTTTCTGATGTCGAAACGGAACCAGTAGAAGAGACTCCCCTTGGCCCTCCGGAAAACACCCCCGCGGGGCCCCCCGTAGTCCCGAATGGCGGGGATGTCGCTGCAGCGGCTGCCGAGGAGCAGCCCGCACTGCCTCCCGACCAGGCGGCTCCCCGGCTCCCCGCCGAGCCCGAGCCGGAGCCCCCCGAGGAGCCCAAGCCGGATGTGATGTTGGAGACCACGGTAGAGGCAGGGGTCACGTCAGAGGGGAGGGTCCCCCCCGAGGACTCGGACTCCGGCCTGGGGCCCGCCCCGCCAGCCCCGGAGCGGCATCCGGCAGGGAGCGGAGACGAGGAGGCCGAGGGCCGGGACCCCCCGGCCGCGTCCCACCACGGCACCCCCGACGCCGCCGCCgttgctgccgccgccgccgcagatGGCTCGGCACAGGCACACGTGGAGGATGGGGCCGGCCCGCTCGACGGGGCCGGCCCCGAGGGACCTGTGGGCGGCATCCAGCCCGAAGCTTCGGAACCAGAACCCAAACCCGCGGTCGAAGCCCCGAAGGCGCCCAAGGTGGAGGAGATCCCCCAGCGCATGACGAGGAACCGGGCTCAGATGCTGGCCAACCAGAGCAAGCAGAGCTCGCCGCCGGCCGACAAGGAgcccgcgcccgccccgcccccccgcgcCAAGGGCCGCTGCTGCGAGGAGGACGACCCCCAGGCCCAGCACCCTCGCAAGCGCCGCTTCCAGCGCTCCAgccagcagctgcagcagcagaTGAACACGTCCACGCAGCAGACGCGGGAGGTGATCCAGCAGACGCTGGCCGCCATCGTGGACGCCATCAAGCTGGATGACATCGAGCCATACCACAGCGACAGGTCCAACCCCTACTTCGAGTACTTGCAGATCAGGAAGAAGATCGAGGAGAAGCGCAAGATTCTCTGCTACATCACGCCGCAGGCGCCCCAGTGCTACGCCGAGTACGTCACCTACACGGGCTCCTACCTCCTGGACGGCAAGCCGCTCAGCAAGCTGCACATCCCCGTG AtcgcgccccctccctccctggcggAGCCCCTGAAGGAGCTGTTCAAGCAGCAGGAGGCCGTGAGGGGGAAGCTGCGGCTGCAGCACAGCATCGAGCGG GAAAAGCTCATAGTCTCCTGCGAGCAGGAGATCCTGCGGGTTCACTGCCGGGCAGCAAGAACCATCGCGAACCAGGCGGTGCCGTTCAGCGCCTGCACCATGCTGCTGGACTCCGAGGTCTACAACATGCCTCTGGAGAGTCAG GGCGACGAGAACAAGTCCGTGCGCGACCGGTTCAATGCGCGCCAGTTCATCTCGTGGCTCCAGGACGTGGACGACAAGTACGACCGCATGAAG GTGTGCGGGGAGCAGCTCCTGTCACCAGCTGGCGGTCAGACCTCTGTGGGACCCCACCTTGAGCCCTCCTCAAAGGTCACAGCACACACCCATCACCACTGCTCTGGACGTGCTGACCAGTGCAGCAGCCAGAGAGCATGGGTGGGAGCTAGAGAAAGATTAGCAA ACGTGTCTCCTGATGCGGCAGCAGCACGAGGCCGCGGCCCTGAACGCCGTGCAGCGGATGGAGTGGCAGCTGAAGGCCCAGGAGCTGGACCCCGCCGGGCACAAGGCGCTGTGTGTGCACGAGGTGCCCTCCTTCTACGTGCCCATGGTCGACGTCAACGACGACTTCGTGCTTCTGCCGGCCTGACGCCCCGCGGGACGGCCACACGGGACACAGGCGAGGGCCGCACGCGTCTGCCCAGTCCAGGCAGTGCAGGGAGACCTTGTCCCTCGGGCGGGGACGTCCAGGGAGAGACCCCGCACTTGGCCCCTCCCCCCGGGAGCTGCCGCGGGAGCACGAGGAGACGGCGGCCTCGGGGTCTGCTTTCCAGGCGGCTGCACGGGCATTTCAGGAGCTGCAGAACGGATGTATTTTTTACAGTTTCCTGTTCCATTCTGAtcaactaa